AGGGGGCCATCTTCCACTCGAACTCCGACACCGAAGTGCTGATGCACCTGATTCGACGCTCGAACAAACCCACGTTCGTCGAAAAACTCAAGGAAGCCCTCAACACCGTCCATGGCGGGTTCGCCTACCTGCTGATGACCGAGGACGCGATGATCGGAGCGCTTGACCCGAACGGTTTCCGCCCGCTTTCGCTCGGCCGAATGAGCAACGGGGCCTACGTGCTGGCCAGCGAAACCTGCGCTCTGGATACGGTCGGTGCCGAGCTCGTGCGCGACATCCGACCCGGCGAAATCGTGGTCGTAAACGATGACGGTTACCGGATTCTGACCTATACCGATAAAACCCAACTCGCCATCTGCTCGATGGAATTCATCTACTTCGCCCGCCCGGATTCGAACATCTACGGCGTCAACGTCCATTCCGCCCGCAAACGCATGGGTGCGCGGCTTGCCAAGGAAGCACCGGTCGACGCGGATATGGTCATCGGCGTGCCGAACTCCTCGCTTTCCGCCGCTTCCGGTTACGCCGAAGCCAGCGGATTGCCGAACGAGATGGGACTTATCAAGAATCAATACATCGCCCGCACGTTCATTCAGCCCACGCAGGAACTGCGCGAGCAAGGTGTACGGATGAAACTTTCGGCGGTCCGCGGCGTAGTCAAAGGCAAACGAATCATCGTCATCGACGATTCCATCGTGCGCGGCACCACTTCGAAACGCATCGTCCAGCTTCTGCGCGAGGCAGGAGCTGCGGAAGTACACATGCGTATCAGCTCACCGCCGCTAAAATATCCGTGCTTCTACGGCATCGACATTTCGACCACCCGCGAACTGATCGCCGCACGCATGAGTGTCGAGGAAATAAGAAAATACATCGGCGCCGATTCGTTGCAATTCCTAAGCCTTGACGGTCTTATCGAATCCATTGGGCTCAATGCCGACGCACCTTACGGAGGCCTATGCGTCGCCTATTTCAACGGCGATTACCCCACCGCTTTGGATGATTACGAGGACGAATTCCTCGCCTCGTTGAAACCAGAGGAACGTGAGCGCCTGCCGCATTTCGCCAAATACGAAAGCCAATACGTCGACAACGAATACAGCAGCGCAGAATCATCCGAACAAAACGGCAGCAGCGCAAGCGTCGCTGACACTACCAGCACCACCACAAGGAGGGCATAGCATGCCTCAAGCATACGAACAAG
This genomic stretch from Bifidobacterium sp. ESL0690 harbors:
- the purF gene encoding amidophosphoribosyltransferase; the protein is MSFEFENIHEECGLFGVWGHPEAARLTYFGLHALQHRGQEGAGMVSNDHGRLIGHRGLGLLTEVFHDEHEIERLTGDRAIGHVRYATSGSSGIDNIQPFIFRFHDGDFALAHNGNLTNCIALRAKLENEGAIFHSNSDTEVLMHLIRRSNKPTFVEKLKEALNTVHGGFAYLLMTEDAMIGALDPNGFRPLSLGRMSNGAYVLASETCALDTVGAELVRDIRPGEIVVVNDDGYRILTYTDKTQLAICSMEFIYFARPDSNIYGVNVHSARKRMGARLAKEAPVDADMVIGVPNSSLSAASGYAEASGLPNEMGLIKNQYIARTFIQPTQELREQGVRMKLSAVRGVVKGKRIIVIDDSIVRGTTSKRIVQLLREAGAAEVHMRISSPPLKYPCFYGIDISTTRELIAARMSVEEIRKYIGADSLQFLSLDGLIESIGLNADAPYGGLCVAYFNGDYPTALDDYEDEFLASLKPEERERLPHFAKYESQYVDNEYSSAESSEQNGSSASVADTTSTTTRRA